A genomic window from Peromyscus maniculatus bairdii isolate BWxNUB_F1_BW_parent chromosome 1, HU_Pman_BW_mat_3.1, whole genome shotgun sequence includes:
- the Frat1 gene encoding proto-oncogene FRAT1, with translation MPCRREEEEEAGDEAEGEDDDDSFLLLQQSVTLGGSADVDRLIAQIGETLQLDSAHDGPASPCAAPGPPAPPPPPRVLATLPTDKAGAPARRLLWPAAPAEAGDPAPPGAVRCVLGERGRVRGRAAPYCVAELTTGSSTLCPLPPQPGLEGPPGTCKPSNPQPLSGPCRRGWLRSAAASRRLQQRRGSQPETRTGDDDPHRLLQQLVLSGNLIKEAVRRLHSRRLQLHAKLPAHPFIGPLSAPVHEPPSPRSPRAACSDPGACGRARLRTGDDLLVPSS, from the coding sequence ATGCCGTGccggagggaggaggaggaggaagccggCGACGAGGCGGAGGGGGAGGACGACGACGAcagcttcctcctgctgcagcagTCGGTGACTCTGGGAGGCTCGGCCGACGTGGACCGGCTCATCGCCCAGATCGGCGAGACGCTGCAGCTGGACTCGGCGCACGACGGCCCGGCCTCACCGTGTGCTGCCCCGGGTCCCCCGGCCCCGCCTCCGCCCCCGCGGGTCCTGGCGACGCTGCCGACGGACAAGGCCGGGGCCCCGGCGAGGCGGCTGCTGTGGCCGGCCGCGCCTGCGGAGGCCGGGGACCCGGCGCCCCCGGGGGCCGTGCGCTGCGTGCTGGGAGAGCGTGGGCGCGTGCGGGGCCGGGCGGCTCCATACTGCGTGGCGGAGCTCACCACCGGCTCAAGCACGCTGTGCCCTCTGCCCCCGCAGCCCGGCCTTGAGGGACCCCCGGGGACCTGCAAGCCAAGCAACCCGCAGCCTCTTTCGGGCCCGTGCCGGCGGGGTTGGCTCCGGAGCGCAGCCGCGTCCCGCCGCCTGCAACAGCGACGCGGATCTCAACCGGAGACCCGCACTGGCGACGACGACCCGCACCGGCTCCTGCAGCAGCTCGTGCTCTCGGGAAACCTCATCAAGGAGGCGGTGAGGAGGCTGCATTCGCGACGGCTACAGCTACACGCAAAGCTTCCCGCACACCCGTTCATCGGGCCTCTGTCGGCCCCGGTGCACGAGCCGCCTTCTCCCCGGAGCCCTCGAGCGGCC